One genomic region from Deltaproteobacteria bacterium HGW-Deltaproteobacteria-18 encodes:
- a CDS encoding PhoH family protein, giving the protein MEIQEISFENADFAREVFGPGNAYLDTVATMTGVRVESRGNSLSIFGEDPLMVGLVCRYFAQIYDLVRGGHQLFERDIEQSLRIMLRDPSTPLKSYYQEALFAVSSRKTVCPKTVTQREYLHALRELDLTLGIGPAGTGKTYLAVAVGVSLFLQKKVKRLILTRPAVEAGEKLGFLPGDLVEKINPYLRPLYDALHDMLDYAKVQEMIGTGAIEIAPLAFMRGRTLNNAFVILDEAQNTSPEQMKMFLTRLGYGSRAVVTGDITQIDLPGHVGSGLVQAMEVLKDVQGIAMIHFTEADVIRHPLVGRIVRAYDQHRQSTQAREGDASGQAVRGRGRRVAPVREG; this is encoded by the coding sequence ATGGAAATTCAGGAAATATCCTTTGAAAACGCGGACTTTGCCCGTGAAGTCTTTGGCCCCGGGAATGCCTATCTGGACACCGTGGCCACAATGACGGGCGTGCGCGTGGAGAGTCGTGGCAATTCGCTTTCGATATTTGGCGAAGATCCTCTCATGGTCGGCCTGGTCTGCCGGTATTTCGCCCAGATTTACGACCTGGTGCGCGGCGGACACCAACTTTTCGAGCGCGACATCGAGCAGAGCCTGCGCATCATGCTGCGCGATCCGTCCACTCCGCTCAAGAGCTATTATCAGGAAGCGCTTTTCGCGGTTTCATCACGCAAGACGGTCTGCCCCAAGACAGTGACCCAGCGCGAGTACCTGCACGCCCTGCGTGAACTGGACCTGACCCTGGGCATCGGCCCGGCCGGCACGGGCAAGACCTATCTGGCCGTGGCCGTGGGCGTATCCCTGTTTCTGCAAAAAAAAGTCAAACGTCTGATCCTGACCCGCCCGGCGGTGGAGGCGGGTGAAAAGCTCGGCTTCCTGCCCGGTGATCTGGTGGAGAAGATAAACCCGTATCTGCGTCCGCTTTACGACGCGCTGCACGACATGCTCGATTACGCCAAGGTGCAGGAGATGATCGGCACCGGAGCCATCGAGATCGCGCCCCTGGCCTTTATGCGCGGACGCACCTTGAACAACGCCTTCGTCATTCTCGACGAGGCCCAGAACACTTCCCCCGAGCAGATGAAGATGTTTCTGACCCGCCTGGGCTACGGATCGCGGGCCGTCGTCACCGGCGACATCACCCAGATCGACCTGCCAGGGCATGTCGGGTCGGGTCTGGTGCAGGCCATGGAAGTGCTGAAGGATGTGCAGGGCATCGCCATGATCCATTTCACGGAGGCGGACGTCATCCGCCATCCGCTGGTGGGGCGCATTGTCCGCGCCTATGACCAGCACCGACAGAGCACGCAGGCGCGTGAAGGCGATGCTTCCGGTCAGGCCGTGCGCGGCAGGGGACGCCGGGTCGCGCCGGTGCGGGAGGGCTGA